In Salinibacterium sp. ZJ70, one DNA window encodes the following:
- a CDS encoding response regulator transcription factor, translating to MPRILVAEDEPRIASFIERGLTSAGYHVDTVEDGVDALAEARSGDYDLLLLDLGLPGLDGHDVLRRLRANDAALPVIILTARDTADDAVAGFEGGANDYMSKPFRFDELLARVRVRLHDAERRQQPGALQVLTCGVVTLDLRTRRITGPAGTFDLSAREYALAEEFLRNPEQVLSREQLLSRVWGLDFDPGSNVVDVYVRYLRRKIGAGHLRTVRGMGYRFTSEAEPAM from the coding sequence ATGCCGCGCATCCTGGTCGCTGAGGACGAGCCGCGTATCGCGTCGTTCATCGAACGCGGACTCACCTCGGCCGGCTACCACGTCGACACGGTGGAGGACGGCGTCGATGCCCTCGCGGAGGCCCGCAGCGGCGACTACGACCTGCTGCTGCTCGATCTGGGCCTCCCGGGCCTCGACGGCCACGACGTGCTGCGGCGCCTCCGCGCGAACGATGCGGCGCTGCCCGTCATCATCCTCACCGCGCGCGACACCGCTGACGACGCCGTCGCCGGTTTCGAAGGCGGGGCGAACGACTACATGTCCAAGCCGTTCCGATTCGACGAGCTGCTTGCGCGCGTGCGCGTGCGGCTGCATGACGCCGAACGCCGGCAGCAGCCCGGCGCCCTGCAGGTGCTCACCTGCGGGGTCGTGACGCTCGATCTGCGCACCCGTCGCATCACTGGCCCCGCGGGCACCTTCGACCTCTCGGCACGCGAATACGCTCTCGCCGAGGAGTTCCTGCGCAACCCCGAGCAGGTGCTCAGCCGTGAGCAGCTCCTGAGCCGGGTGTGGGGGCTCGACTTCGACCCGGGCTCCAACGTCGTCGACGTCTATGTGCGCTACCTGCGTCGCAAGATCGGCGCAGGGCATCTGCGCACCGTGCGCGGCATGGGCTACCGCTTCACGAGCGAGGCGGAACCCGCGATGTGA